The Nitrogeniibacter aestuarii genome has a window encoding:
- the ffh gene encoding signal recognition particle protein, whose translation MLDNLTNRLTKVVKTIRGQARLTEDNIKDAMREVRMALLEADVALPVVKDFVAKVREKAVGQEVIGSLTPGQALVGVVHDELRALMGGQHEGLNLAVAAPAIVLMAGLQGAGKTTTTGKLAKMLRERQKKKVLVVSTDIYRPAAIEQLKTVAAQAGVDFFPSETTQKPVDIARAAVDYARKHFIDVLLVDTAGRLAIDEAMMGEIKDLHAAVNPSETLFVVDAMLGQDAVNTAQAFNEALPLTGIVLTKLDGDSRGGAALSVRHVTGKPLKFAGVAEKLEGLEEFHPDRMASRILGMGDILGLVDEARRNVDEDQAKAFAKKLKSGKGFDLNDFKDQIGQMRKMGGIGALMDKLPAQFAQAAGQLQGGAEEKMVGRVEGIINSMTPQERANPGIIKASRKRRIAAGAGVPVQEVNRLLKQFEQTQKVMKQFSKGGMAKMMRGMKGMMPGMMR comes from the coding sequence ATGCTGGATAATCTGACCAATCGACTGACTAAAGTCGTCAAGACCATTCGCGGCCAGGCGCGACTGACCGAAGACAACATCAAGGATGCCATGCGCGAAGTGCGTATGGCCTTGCTTGAAGCCGACGTTGCCCTCCCGGTGGTGAAGGATTTTGTGGCCAAGGTGCGGGAAAAGGCCGTGGGGCAGGAGGTGATCGGCTCGCTGACCCCGGGGCAGGCACTGGTGGGCGTGGTTCATGATGAACTGCGGGCGCTCATGGGCGGCCAGCATGAAGGCCTCAATCTGGCAGTTGCCGCGCCGGCCATCGTGCTCATGGCGGGCCTGCAGGGTGCAGGTAAAACCACAACCACCGGCAAGTTGGCGAAGATGCTGCGCGAGCGGCAGAAAAAAAAGGTGTTGGTGGTCTCCACCGATATCTATCGCCCGGCGGCCATCGAACAGCTCAAGACGGTAGCGGCCCAGGCGGGTGTCGATTTCTTCCCGTCCGAAACCACTCAGAAACCGGTCGATATCGCGCGTGCGGCGGTCGATTATGCCCGCAAGCACTTCATCGATGTGTTGCTGGTCGATACGGCGGGCCGTCTGGCGATCGATGAAGCCATGATGGGCGAGATCAAGGACCTGCACGCGGCGGTCAATCCGTCCGAGACGTTGTTTGTGGTCGATGCCATGCTTGGTCAGGATGCGGTCAACACGGCCCAGGCCTTCAATGAAGCACTGCCGCTCACCGGCATCGTGCTGACCAAGCTCGATGGCGATTCGCGTGGGGGGGCAGCATTGTCTGTTCGCCACGTCACGGGCAAGCCGCTCAAGTTTGCGGGGGTGGCTGAAAAGCTTGAAGGCCTGGAAGAGTTCCATCCCGACCGGATGGCGTCCCGTATTCTCGGCATGGGCGATATTCTGGGCCTCGTGGACGAAGCCCGGCGCAATGTCGACGAGGATCAGGCCAAGGCGTTCGCCAAGAAGCTCAAGAGCGGCAAGGGCTTCGATCTGAACGATTTCAAGGACCAGATTGGCCAGATGCGGAAGATGGGTGGCATTGGCGCGCTCATGGACAAGCTGCCCGCCCAGTTCGCGCAGGCGGCCGGGCAACTTCAGGGCGGTGCAGAAGAGAAGATGGTCGGACGCGTGGAGGGCATCATCAACTCCATGACGCCTCAGGAGCGGGCAAATCCGGGCATCATCAAGGCCTCGCGCAAGCGTCGCATTGCGGCAGGTGCAGGGGTGCCGGTACAGGAAGTGAACCGCCTGCTCAAACAGTTCGAACAGA
- a CDS encoding cytochrome C assembly family protein produces MPSILLHLIPASMYAALGVHFWRSRWHAGNAAPRRGLSTWERAALLMALLAHGSVLHRELFPGEGMHFGFGTALSLMVWLAVLFYWIENFFSRLDGLQTFVMPAAAVCAFLPALFPPPHMLEQASSPAFRAHFIVAMLAYSLFTLATLHAVLMSVAEKRLHHARLSSVFASLPPLLTMEKLLFRLIRIAFVLLTLTLLSGVLFSEAMFGKAFQVDHKTVFAFISWILFGALLLGRRLWGWRGKMAQRWTMAGFAALMLAYVGSRFVLEVVLHRAA; encoded by the coding sequence ATGCCTTCAATTCTACTGCATCTGATCCCGGCCTCCATGTATGCCGCTCTCGGCGTGCATTTCTGGCGTTCTCGCTGGCACGCGGGCAACGCCGCACCACGCCGCGGGCTGTCCACGTGGGAGCGTGCCGCCTTGCTCATGGCCTTGCTTGCCCACGGGTCTGTGCTGCATCGGGAGCTGTTTCCGGGCGAAGGCATGCATTTCGGCTTCGGCACGGCGCTGTCGCTCATGGTCTGGCTGGCGGTGCTGTTTTACTGGATCGAGAATTTCTTTTCGCGCCTCGACGGCTTGCAGACCTTCGTGATGCCCGCAGCTGCCGTCTGCGCCTTCCTCCCCGCGCTGTTCCCTCCACCCCACATGCTGGAGCAAGCCAGTTCGCCCGCGTTCAGGGCACATTTCATCGTGGCCATGCTGGCTTACAGCCTGTTTACGCTGGCGACCTTGCATGCGGTCCTGATGTCCGTGGCCGAGAAACGCCTGCACCACGCCAGACTGTCAAGCGTCTTCGCAAGCCTGCCGCCGCTGCTCACCATGGAGAAGCTGCTGTTCCGTCTGATCCGGATTGCCTTCGTTCTGCTCACGCTCACGCTGCTGTCAGGCGTGCTGTTCTCCGAAGCCATGTTCGGGAAAGCGTTTCAGGTGGACCACAAGACGGTATTTGCCTTCATCTCCTGGATTCTGTTTGGCGCCCTACTCCTCGGTCGCCGTCTCTGGGGCTGGCGAGGCAAAATGGCGCAGCGCTGGACCATGGCAGGTTTTGCCGCCCTGATGCTGGCCTATGTGGGCAGCCGGTTTGTGCTTGAAGTGGTTCTGCACCGTGCGGCCTGA
- a CDS encoding HlyC/CorC family transporter, with protein sequence MPESPLALQLATLGLLLVFSGLFSMSETTMMAANRYRLRSMASNGHRGATLALELLNQTEKLLGVILLFNNLINAAAATLVSVITIELFGDERWALGAGTLLVTFLILVFSEITPKVVGARYADKLAVMFAFPLAFLLRITYFIIWFINLFVELILRIIRLHPKDGDQSDALSTEELRTMVLEAGHVIPHKHRSILLNMFELEDITVEDVMTPRGAIEGIDLSDPIEEIAQQLGTSYHTRLLVFDGENDDVIGILHLRRLLGHSLDSVLDHDTLRTMVAKPYFVPAETPVYSQLQFFQENKQRMGLVVDEYGELLGLVTIDDIIEEMVGKFTTSSPDSADRLKWNEDGSVLIDGGHNLRDINRKLGLNLPVDGPKTLNGLIVEYLQDIPETGLSIRVGDVPIEVIQTQDRLVKMARIFKPTE encoded by the coding sequence GTGCCTGAATCCCCCTTGGCCTTGCAGCTGGCCACCCTTGGATTGCTGCTGGTGTTCTCCGGACTGTTCTCCATGTCGGAAACCACCATGATGGCGGCCAACCGATATCGTCTTCGTTCCATGGCATCCAACGGTCACCGGGGTGCGACATTGGCCCTGGAGTTGCTGAACCAGACCGAAAAACTCCTCGGCGTCATCCTGCTGTTCAACAACCTCATCAATGCAGCCGCAGCCACGCTGGTGAGCGTGATTACCATCGAACTGTTTGGCGACGAGCGCTGGGCGCTTGGTGCGGGCACCTTGCTGGTCACCTTTCTCATTCTGGTATTTTCAGAGATCACGCCCAAGGTCGTGGGGGCTCGCTACGCCGACAAGCTGGCTGTCATGTTCGCCTTCCCGCTGGCCTTCCTGCTGCGGATCACCTACTTCATCATCTGGTTCATCAACCTTTTTGTCGAGTTAATCCTCCGTATCATTCGGCTTCACCCGAAGGATGGTGATCAGTCAGACGCGCTGTCGACCGAGGAACTTCGCACCATGGTGCTTGAAGCCGGTCATGTCATTCCCCACAAGCACCGCAGCATTCTGCTGAACATGTTCGAGCTCGAAGACATCACCGTGGAAGACGTGATGACCCCACGCGGCGCGATCGAAGGGATTGACCTGTCTGATCCGATCGAGGAAATCGCCCAACAGCTGGGCACCAGCTACCACACACGCCTCCTCGTTTTCGATGGGGAAAACGACGATGTAATCGGCATTCTTCATCTGCGACGGCTACTCGGCCATTCGCTCGATAGCGTGCTCGACCATGACACCCTGCGCACCATGGTTGCCAAGCCGTACTTTGTGCCGGCCGAAACCCCGGTGTATTCCCAGTTGCAGTTCTTTCAGGAGAACAAACAACGAATGGGGCTCGTGGTGGACGAATACGGTGAATTGCTGGGATTGGTCACCATTGATGACATCATTGAAGAGATGGTGGGCAAGTTCACCACCAGCTCACCCGACAGCGCCGACCGCCTTAAATGGAACGAGGATGGCAGCGTCCTGATCGATGGCGGACACAACCTTCGGGACATAAACCGCAAATTGGGGCTCAACCTTCCGGTTGACGGGCCGAAAACCTTAAATGGGTTGATCGTGGAATATCTGCAGGACATTCCCGAGACGGGATTGTCGATCCGGGTCGGTGACGTTCCCATCGAAGTGATCCAGACGCAGGATCGTCTGGTGAAGATGGCCCGAATTTTCAAACCCACGGAATAG